CGTTCCCGCCGGCGTACATAAAGCGAACAACGCGCGAATCGCGCACGCGCACGAGCGCAACGCCCCCTTTCGACGCCGCGACTAAAACGTGGGTCGCGCCGAGCACCGGCTTTGCGTCGCTGGGATTGCCGAACCATTCGGCGTATTTCACGGGCATTCCGTCCGCCTTCAAGGGGTTCCAGCTCCACAAAACGGCGTCGGGAGAATTCCAGTCTTTCGAGGAGTCCAAAAGCAGAATTCGGCGCGATGCCTGTTCGGAGGCGAGCACTGCGGGAAGATTTTTTACGTCCACCGCCGAAGCGTCCGACATCTTCGCCGAAACGAACACTGCGGTTTCCTCCAACGAACGCTCGCCGACGCACGCCGAAAGCAGCGATACCGACGCCGAGGCAAGAAGCAGCGCAATCAGTTTCATGTGCCCCCCTGTCTTCTGCGGCGCGGAGTCTGCGTCAGGTGCGCGCCGAAAACGATGTTGATGTTCGCCTTGTTGTTGACCGCCCAGCCGTTGGCGTCGAGCAGCGGCGCAAGGTTGCGGAAGCCGAGCTTCATCGCCGCGATTATCACAGACGGAAGCGAAATCGCCAGAATCACGCCGACAATGCCGATTGGCATCCACGGTCCAAGCCTTACGAACGCGCCCAAAATCATGCCGAACGCCGTCGTAATGCCGCCGACGGCAACGCCCAGCGCGGCGACCGTGCCGATGTCGATTTTCTTCGTCTTGTCGTCCACGATTTTCCCGTTTTCGAGATTCGCCGCAACCGACTTGTCGGCGTCGAGGGCGCGTTTTGCAATCTGCTCGCTCACCCATTTGACGAGCCGCTTGTAGGGCGAGAAGAACGCCTGCGCGATGCCGATTGGGTTGTCCACGATTTTCACGACGGTCGCGTCCCAGTCGCGCCCCGCACGGTCGTAGAAAATTCCGTTTTTGCCCACGATGAGGTCGTCGGAATCGCCCGCTGTGACGACCGCCACAATGTTCATATCCGCCTCGCCCTTGCGTTTGCAGACGCAGTAGAGCAGGTAGCCGTAGGAGAGCGACGCCATCGCCGAATGTTTTGCGACGTCCTCGACTTTTATGCACAAAGAGCACATGCGCCCGTCGATGTAGAGCTGTCCGAACTGGAAAATTGCCTCAGCCTTGTCTTTGTAGAACGACTGGAAGCTCACGAAATTGCGCAGCAGCGGGCACAGGCTTTTGTTGAGCCGCACGAGCTTTTCGACCTTTTCGATTTCGGCGACTTCCGCAGCGACCGAAGCCTCCGAAACGAATGCGTCGGCGAAGCGCGTTTTTGCGTCGCCCGCGAGGATTTCGCGCAGGCGCGCGCCGCCGATTTTTTCGGCGTCGGTCGCGGGCTTTGCCGCGCGCCACGCGGCATACGGGGCGAAAGTATCGGCGATTTTCTTCCAGTCCGCCTTCGAGATTTTCGTCGAAGCGCAGACGGGCTTGGCGACGAGTTCGGCGAACGCCGCAAGCGGCGCGCGCCACGCGGGGTTGACGTCGCCCGAAAGGTCGAGAGTGCCGTCGGCGGAAACGAGAGCCGCGGGCAGGTTTTTGAGGGAGGCGTCGCACGGGCCGACTTCCTCCGACAGAATTTCGGCGAAACGCGCGGCGGTTGCGTTGACCGACGCGGAGGCGTCGGGGGCGAAGCGGAGGACGTCAACCCTCACGAAAAAGTCGTCGATTTTTTCCTTCACGGCGGAATACGCGGCGAAGGCGTCCGCCGTCGATTCCCCAAGCGGCGAAACCGCCGAATCGGCGTTGAACGCGTCGAGCCACGCCGTGTACGCGGCGGCGTCGGCGAAGAACTTTTCGACGTCGGCGGCGTCGATGCCGTCCTTTCCCGAACGGTCGGTCTTGGGAGTGGAGACCGAAAGAATGTCGGCGAAAACGGGTTTGAGGACGTCGTCGCACGAAAGTTCGGTTATGATTCCGTCGGCGTTGAACGCGCCCGCCGCGAAAATCTTTGCGGTGTCGGCGAAGTCGGAGACGGAAATTTTGCCGTCGCCCGCCTTGCCGAGATTTGCAAGAACCGTTTTCGCGGAGGAAAGCAGCGTTTTGCCCTCGCTTGTTTCGGTGTTTATTTGCGAAAGTTCGAGGGTGTCGGACTCTTCGAAAAGTCTTGAAACGTCGGAGAGCGAGGCGCACGTCCATTCGGCGGCGGAAACGATGTCGCCGTAGCGAAGCCGCCCGTCGGCGTCGGCGTCGAGCATGGAAAGCAGCTTCGAGTCGAACATCAAGCCCGACGTGGGGCATGCGAGCGCAGACCACAGCTTTTTGTCGAGTTTGCCGAGATTTTTGATGTCGTCGGCGGTGTTTATGGCTGCCTGATATGCGCCGCCCGCTTTAAAAAAGTTCCAACGGTGTCCGATTTCTTTTTTCATAATGTCGCCCCTTAAAATAATCTTTGCCGCGCCTGTATGTCAACTGCTTATTGCGAAGCCGCTCGGGCGCGGAAAAACTCCGCCGCGCGGAGCGGAGTTTCGGAGCGCGTCGGCAATCAGTGCTCCCTGAGGTATTTCAGATTTTTTTCAATAATCGGGAAGGAATCCCTGTATGTGCCGTCCTCTATCACGAAAAATCCGTCGAAGCCCTGCGAATCCACCTCTTTCAGAATCGCCTCCATGTCGAGAACGCCCTCGCCGTAGACCGCGCAACCGCTTTTGAGGTCGCCGAATTTCTGCTGGTCTTTGAGGTGTATTTCGATGAGCTTGCCGCGCACGCTCTTGAAACCGCCCACGACATCAAGCCCCGATCGCGACCACGCGCCGTTGTCGGCGCAAATGCCCACGTTTTTGTAGTCTTTGAGGATAGTCATCAGGAACGCGGGGTCGAAGTGGCGGTAGGCGGGGTTGTCGGGCTTGCGCTCGTGCGAATGCAATGCCATTTGCAGTCCGTACTCGGCGCAGATTTTGTTCCAAATCGGAATGGTGTCCTCCATAGCCTCGGTGACGACGGTCCTTGCGCCCATTTCAGCCGCGAACTCGCAAACCTTGCGGATATCGGCTTCGGTCTTGCCACCCACGCAGCCGTACGAAACCATCTGAATGCCGTTGTCGGCGAGAAGTTTTTTTGCGAACGCCTTTTGCTCGGCGGTCATGTTGTGGCTGAATTTTGCGTTGGGCAGTTTGTCGGAAAGAGACTGGCCGGGGTAGCATTCAACATACTTCACGCCCATCTTCGCCAATCGTTCGACGGAATAGTCGAATTTGTGGAAGTGCGTAGACCACATCTGAACCGCAATCTTGCGCGGCCGTTTTGTTTCGGCCGACATGCACGAGCAAAGCGCGAAAACCGCCGAAACCGCCGTCAAGACAAAGAGTAATTTTTTCATGGTAGCAGTCTACAAAACCGGCGCGGGGAATCAAGGCCAAACGTCGCGAACGGTGGAAAAGTCAAAATAGTGAAAGGACGCGGCTACAGAGCACAAAAAAGGCGCGGAATCGACCGCGCCCGAAATTTCGAAAGCCGAAGCGA
The Opitutia bacterium KCR 482 genome window above contains:
- a CDS encoding sugar phosphate isomerase/epimerase family protein, coding for MKKLLFVLTAVSAVFALCSCMSAETKRPRKIAVQMWSTHFHKFDYSVERLAKMGVKYVECYPGQSLSDKLPNAKFSHNMTAEQKAFAKKLLADNGIQMVSYGCVGGKTEADIRKVCEFAAEMGARTVVTEAMEDTIPIWNKICAEYGLQMALHSHERKPDNPAYRHFDPAFLMTILKDYKNVGICADNGAWSRSGLDVVGGFKSVRGKLIEIHLKDQQKFGDLKSGCAVYGEGVLDMEAILKEVDSQGFDGFFVIEDGTYRDSFPIIEKNLKYLREH